A region from the Malus domestica chromosome 07, GDT2T_hap1 genome encodes:
- the LOC103420508 gene encoding probable anion transporter 5 — translation MGTMKFPKRYLVVILTFICTSVCYIERVGFSIAYTFAADAVGVNQASKGTILSTFYYGYACSQVPGGWAAQKIGGRKVLLLSFVLWSATCALVPLDPNRVFVMVVARLLVGVAQGFIFPSIHTVLAQWVPPHERSRSVSLTTSGMYLGAAAGMLFLPSLVKYRGPQAVFLVEAALGAMWSLLWFKYASDPPRSEHPKATAAGFGESVLPINGSEKLKLENGGSSIRSAKIPWKKILLSLPVWAIVVNNFTFHYALYVLMNWLPTYFELGLQLSLQEMGSSKMLPYLNMFIFSNIGGVVADHLVTKRILSVTRTRKLLNTIGFIVASLALIAIPIFRTSGGAVLCSSVALGFLALGRAGFAVNHMDIAPRYAGIVMGVSNTAGTLAGIIGVDLTGKLLEAARSVDSSLSSPESWRLVFFIPGLLCIFSSLVFLLFSTGERIFD, via the coding sequence ATGGGGACGATGAAATTTCCAAAGCGTTATTTAGTCGTCATATTGACCTTCATCTGCACATCTGTTTGCTATATAGAACGTGTCGGGTTTTCAATTGCATACACTTTTGCTGCTGATGCTGTTGGGGTGAATCAAGCAAGTAAAGGCACAATTCTTTCTACATTCTATTATGGATATGCTTGTTCACAGGTGCCTGGAGGCTGGGCAGCCCAGAAAATTGGAGGAAGGAAGGTCCTTCTCCTTTCCTTTGTATTATGGTCAGCAACTTGTGCATTGGTTCCTTTGGACCCCAATCGAGTCTTTGTCATGGTGGTTGCTCGGTTGCTTGTTGGTGTTGCACAAGGGTTTATATTCCCCTCAATTCACACAGTTTTAGCACAGTGGGTTCCACCGCATGAAAGATCCAGATCGGTTTCTCTTACGACTTCTGGTATGTATCTAGGTGCAGCTGCAGGAATGCTTTTTCTTCCAAGCCTTGTAAAGTATAGAGGTCCGCAGGCTGTCTTTCTTGTCGAGGCAGCACTAGGTGCCATGTGGTCTTTGCTTTGGTTCAAGTATGCCAGTGACCCACCTCGCTCAGAACATCCAAAAGCCACAGCTGCTGGTTTTGGGGAATCAGTGTTGCCAATCAACGGAAGTGAAAAGCTGAAACTAGAGAATGGAGGAAGTTCCATCAGAAGTGCGAAAATCCCATGGAAGAAAATTTTACTCAGTTTGCCAGTTTGGGCAATCGTGGTTAATAATTTCACATTCCACTACGCTTTATATGTGTTAATGAACTGGCTGCCGACATACTTTGAATTGGGGCTCCAGCTTAGCCTTCAGGAAATGGGTTCTTCTAAGATGTTGCCGTATCTCAACATGTTTATTTTCTCAAATATAGGTGGGGTGGTTGCTGATCACTTGGTCACAAAGAGAATCTTGTCTGTGACCAGAACGCGGAAGCTCTTGAACACCATAGGGTTCATAGTTGCTTCTCTTGCACTGATAGCAATTCCCATTTTCAGAACATCTGGTGGAGCTGTCCTCTGCTCTTCTGTGGCTCTGGGTTTCTTGGCGCTTGGGAGAGCTGGTTTCGCGGTGAATCACATGGATATTGCCCCGAGATATGCAGGCATTGTGATGGGAGTTTCTAACACTGCTGGTACGTTAGCTGGCATTATTGGAGTTGATCTGACCGGCAAACTTCTTGAAGCCGCTAGAAGTGTTGATTCGAGTCTTTCAAGTCCAGAGAGCTGGAGATTGGTGTTCTTCATCCCGGGTTTGCTCTGCATTTTTAGTTCGTTAGTATTTTTGCTGTTCTCAACTGGGGAGAGAATTTTTGACTGA